The Solibacillus daqui genome has a segment encoding these proteins:
- a CDS encoding UDP-N-acetylglucosamine 1-carboxyvinyltransferase, whose product MDVYKIKGGNRLQGKVTVSGAKNSAVALIPASILAGSSVTIDGIPEISDAWTLKALLEEIGGEVSFENGIMTIDPTKMVAMPLPNGNVKKLRASYYMMGAMLGRFKKAVIGLPGGCFLGPRPIDQHIKGFEALGAKVTNEHGAIYLRADELIGAKIYLDVASVGATINIMLAAVRAKGKTIIENAAKEPEIIDVATLLTNMGANIKGAGTSVIRIEGVEELNGTNHTIIPDRIEAATFMIMAAAVGDGVLIDNVIPLHLEAVTAKLREMGVKIEENEESVYIPKHEKFRAVDVKTQVYPGFPTDVQQPLAVLMTQSEGTSKVTDTIYSARFKHIDELRRMNAKARVEGSTAIIQGPSALEGSAVTATDLRAGAALVLAGLIAKGETEIHDIYHIERGYSELIQKLCALGADIRKESIMVNTNNKA is encoded by the coding sequence ATGGATGTTTATAAAATTAAGGGCGGAAATCGTCTACAAGGTAAAGTAACAGTAAGTGGCGCTAAAAATAGTGCGGTCGCTTTGATTCCTGCATCAATTTTGGCAGGTTCTTCCGTTACGATTGACGGAATTCCTGAAATTTCAGATGCATGGACGTTAAAAGCACTATTAGAAGAAATTGGCGGAGAAGTGTCATTTGAAAATGGCATAATGACGATTGACCCTACAAAAATGGTTGCAATGCCTTTACCAAACGGAAACGTTAAGAAGTTGCGCGCATCGTATTATATGATGGGTGCGATGCTAGGACGTTTTAAAAAGGCAGTTATCGGTTTACCAGGCGGCTGTTTTTTAGGTCCTCGACCAATCGATCAGCATATTAAAGGCTTTGAAGCATTGGGTGCAAAGGTAACAAACGAGCACGGTGCAATTTATTTGCGTGCGGATGAGCTAATCGGTGCGAAAATTTATTTAGACGTTGCAAGTGTAGGCGCGACAATTAACATTATGTTAGCTGCAGTGCGTGCAAAAGGGAAAACAATTATCGAAAACGCTGCAAAAGAACCGGAAATTATCGATGTAGCAACCCTGTTAACAAATATGGGTGCCAATATTAAAGGTGCAGGTACAAGTGTTATTCGTATTGAAGGTGTCGAAGAGCTTAATGGCACGAATCATACGATTATTCCTGACCGTATCGAAGCAGCGACTTTTATGATTATGGCTGCTGCAGTGGGGGATGGTGTACTAATCGATAATGTCATTCCCCTGCACTTAGAGGCAGTAACCGCAAAGCTACGTGAAATGGGCGTAAAAATTGAAGAAAACGAAGAAAGTGTTTACATCCCGAAACACGAAAAATTCCGTGCGGTCGATGTTAAAACACAGGTTTATCCAGGTTTCCCGACAGATGTACAGCAGCCATTAGCTGTGTTAATGACCCAATCGGAAGGTACATCAAAAGTAACGGACACAATTTATTCTGCTCGCTTTAAACATATCGATGAATTGCGCCGCATGAATGCAAAAGCGCGTGTGGAAGGTAGTACAGCAATTATCCAAGGTCCGTCTGCTTTAGAGGGATCTGCAGTAACTGCAACTGACCTTCGAGCGGGTGCCGCACTTGTTTTAGCAGGATTAATTGCAAAGGGTGAAACAGAAATTCACGACATTTATCATATAGAACGTGGTTATAGCGAGCTAATCCAAAAGCTTTGTGCACTTGGTGCAGATATTCGCAAAGAATCAATCATGGTAAATACAAATAATAAGGCGTAA